One genomic window of Polyangium aurulentum includes the following:
- a CDS encoding sigma 54-interacting transcriptional regulator, which yields MAVRGPEIAQTVPLPSAMIDALLQERHGRHVVELLVYHRDGVETVELGPGASVVIGRAAPAEVQIGDDSLSREHARFTCGEGSIVVEDLGSLNGTWMHGDRVERGEVHVGEEVVLGRVIVAASERAASDGIVPGLMSHERFRVALEEEVLRARFFGRSVGLVMIRAGRGGQAHVSRWSPRVRALLRPVDKMALYSLDAVAILLPESSLPAAMDLARAITEPAESEVPLFAGVAASPDTAGSAEKLLEASWAAAQAAAPGRPVHSAPCGPWTSGTPGGEEPVTESPAIRQVFAAIARLARSSIPVLLQGETGTGKEVVAHAIHDQGPRSARPMVCVNCGAIPQQLVESTLFGHERGAFTGASQQQKGIFEAADGGTVFLDEIGELSLAAQAALLRVLETKRVTRVGSSKEIEVDVRLIAATHRDLEVMCDAGTFRLDLLYRLNAMTLTIPPLRERPEDIEPLSMRFLMYANQANDRSIRGFDPAALALLRSYSWSGNVRELRNAIERAVVIAEGDTILVKDLPERVRAAARLRPPGLGAVEKGALEKGGAEKETGDRDSVPPASALSEEGGGLRARMARHEAEIIVEALRESQWNQTEAARKLEMPLRTLVHRMKTLGIKKLGYAPSEPPCGAPPGASAGGENGSDD from the coding sequence ATGGCGGTACGCGGACCCGAAATCGCGCAGACCGTGCCTTTGCCGTCGGCCATGATCGACGCTCTCCTGCAGGAGCGGCACGGGCGCCACGTCGTCGAGTTGCTCGTCTATCACCGCGACGGCGTGGAGACGGTCGAGCTCGGGCCCGGCGCATCCGTGGTCATCGGGCGCGCGGCGCCCGCGGAGGTGCAAATCGGCGACGATAGCCTGTCGCGCGAGCACGCCCGCTTCACCTGCGGGGAGGGCTCGATCGTGGTCGAGGACCTCGGATCGCTGAACGGCACGTGGATGCATGGCGATCGCGTCGAGCGCGGCGAGGTGCACGTCGGCGAAGAGGTGGTGCTCGGGCGGGTGATCGTGGCCGCCTCCGAGCGCGCCGCGAGCGACGGCATCGTCCCGGGGCTGATGAGCCACGAGCGATTCCGCGTGGCGCTCGAGGAGGAGGTCCTGCGCGCGCGCTTCTTCGGGCGCAGCGTGGGGCTCGTGATGATCCGGGCGGGGCGAGGCGGGCAGGCGCACGTGAGCCGCTGGTCGCCGCGCGTGCGGGCGCTGCTCAGGCCGGTCGATAAAATGGCGCTCTACAGCCTCGACGCCGTTGCGATTTTGCTGCCGGAGTCGAGCCTGCCGGCCGCCATGGACCTCGCCCGCGCAATCACCGAGCCCGCGGAGAGCGAGGTGCCCCTGTTCGCGGGCGTCGCCGCCTCGCCGGATACGGCGGGCTCGGCGGAGAAGCTGCTCGAGGCGTCATGGGCCGCAGCGCAGGCCGCGGCGCCCGGGCGGCCCGTGCACTCGGCGCCTTGCGGGCCATGGACGTCGGGGACGCCAGGAGGCGAGGAGCCCGTGACCGAGAGCCCGGCCATCCGGCAGGTCTTCGCGGCCATCGCGCGGCTCGCGCGCTCCTCGATTCCCGTCCTGCTCCAGGGCGAGACCGGCACGGGCAAGGAGGTCGTGGCCCACGCGATCCACGATCAGGGCCCTCGCAGCGCGCGCCCGATGGTCTGCGTCAATTGCGGCGCGATCCCGCAGCAGCTCGTCGAGAGCACGCTCTTCGGGCACGAGCGCGGCGCATTCACGGGCGCGAGCCAGCAGCAAAAGGGCATCTTCGAGGCCGCCGACGGCGGCACGGTCTTCCTCGACGAGATCGGGGAGCTGTCGCTCGCGGCGCAGGCGGCGCTCCTGCGCGTGCTCGAGACGAAGCGGGTGACGCGCGTGGGATCGAGCAAGGAAATCGAGGTCGACGTGCGGCTCATCGCGGCCACGCACAGGGACCTCGAGGTCATGTGCGACGCGGGCACGTTCCGGCTCGACCTGCTCTATCGGCTCAACGCCATGACGCTGACCATTCCCCCGCTGCGCGAGCGCCCGGAGGACATCGAGCCGCTCAGCATGCGCTTTTTGATGTACGCGAACCAGGCCAACGACCGCAGCATTCGCGGTTTCGACCCGGCCGCGCTCGCGCTTTTGCGCAGCTACTCCTGGTCGGGCAACGTGCGCGAGCTGCGCAATGCGATCGAGCGGGCCGTGGTCATCGCGGAAGGGGACACGATCCTGGTCAAAGATCTGCCCGAGCGCGTCCGCGCGGCCGCGCGCCTGCGCCCGCCTGGTCTGGGCGCCGTGGAAAAGGGCGCGCTGGAAAAGGGCGGGGCCGAAAAGGAGACGGGCGACCGGGACTCGGTCCCGCCCGCGAGCGCATTGTCCGAAGAGGGCGGCGGATTGCGGGCGCGCATGGCGCGGCACGAGGCCGAGATCATCGTGGAGGCGCTGCGTGAATCGCAGTGGAACCAGACCGAGGCGGCGCGCAAGCTCGAGATGCCGCTGCGGACGCTCGTTCACCGCATGAAGACGCTCGGGATCAAGAAGCTCGGGTACGCACCCTCCGAGCCGCCTTGCGGCGCCCCGCCGGGCGCGAGCGCCGGTGGAGAGAATGGCTCGGACGATTGA